AATCTTTGTCCTCAGTTCGTTCACTTCCAGCACAATCTACGTCATGTTCCTCTGACATGACTCAAAGAGCTACTTGCACATGGTTGACTGCAACTACGTCAAAATGTATGTGAAATTTTTGGCCAACTTATGTGTCCGATCCGAATACCAAAacgcttataaaaaagtttattcagagcatatttcctttttttcatACAGAACTGTGCTTTTAGCTCTGCGATAAGGAAAACACTCATTAATTAATGCTTACATTACGAACAGTCCAAATGCAAAGTAACACTACCTTGAATGTAGCAAATCGCGGTATTCGTAAactcaagattttttttaaaaatgtatctacacttattatttaagctcaacaaataactttatttattcattttagtaTTCGGCCGTTCGTTAGCTTTCAAGATTTTTTCgataagatttttaaaaaagacgaaaaataaaaaactttggcTTACAACTTCGGAAGTAAGAGTTACTATGATACAAGTGCAAATTAAGATAAGAGAGTTGAACCAAATGAAACTTGTGAACATAAGACTTGCGAGAGAGACACTGAGGGGTGAGGTTGGAGGTATGGGGCGGTGCGACGTCGCGACGCCAGCCCGGCCGGCGCCGGCAAACAACTGACGCCTAATGCCGTCTATTCAGAGTTCAGACGTTTAGCTGAACCAAAATGCTGGGAAATTCTCTAAATAATGAGCAATTGTAtggaaattaattaaagtacctacctatttacttcatttttattttttatgattaattatttaaatacattagcacaaatttaacaaaaatgtgTACGTACTAATACTAAAAGATCTTTTTGTTATCTTAAGAAaaggcatacaaaaaaatataaggaaacAATTACAAATTTGCAACGCCTGTCTAATTCAACCAAATcatagtaggtattttaataaattttgtattctgTCCAAATAATTCCacctttgtatatttattgaaatttcacatcaaataaagtgtttaaagATTATTGTATGATTGCAATGTTGTGTCATAATGTAAAATAAGAGAATAGTTTAGCTCGGCAAAGAGCTTGTCAGGGTcatgtttaaaatatcataaaaatccTGTTACAACAACAAAACCGAATATACATAATCCTACTTTAGATATATATTGATTAGTTACATTAATTTCACTGatcgtataataattattaatcataataaatattattgtttgaaCAAGACTGTTTTATGAAATTTCTTCTATAATATGTGATTAgctaatacaattaaataaataatacaaaagttaatttgtaaattaatacagtatattttatttttatttcagatgagagcaatataattttacagatattttttgacaaaataatCAAGTTCTTTATAGTGCATTATCAATTGTTCCTGACTGTTCCTGATTATGGAATAAttctattcattaaaaataaattttaattataataagaacTGTGTTTAAATGAATGTCTATTACAATAATTTCAGAGGAGTATTTTATCCACAAAGGTGCATGACTGTATATTTCAATCAGTAGTCATACATCATCTCACAacctttggttttattttaatacattataagaGCTTCGATGTCGTAAGCATACAAGCATAACGCATTATTTCAAGTGAGGAccatttaaacttaaataataaaaaatatatatatatttacttcagAATAGGCAAAGAACAGAATCAAAGAAGCAAGTTATACAAATTTGTCCCATTTTTATtccacattttaaatatttaactaagaAAAGGCTGTTCCTATAAAGATCAATAATTTTGTCAATATGCAACTAAATGAAAACAACACAAATTAGAGATGAAAAGGTTGTGAAAAATGCAGAATTACGTAGTGATGTCTACACTACAACAAAGGCTAATCATGTCACATACACTTTCACACTAATTGCTTGAATTATTCTTTCACATAATACACATTTTTGGTTTAGTCCTCggagattattttaaaattcctcATCTTCGTATTTTTCTTCACTGCAGTCCTTGTTCCCGTTGACACATCGAGCGAACAGGATATGCCGAGCCAACCAATGAGAGAGCGTAGAAAAGCTGCAGGAAAGCTGCAGGAACTTTCGGATTGGTTAAAAATTTTGTCGGTCTATGTTGTACTGCGGATGACAAGTTTCTATTGAACTTGACATTTAAAACGTCAATGTCATCAACTAAAAGAAATATaagtttttgaattaatttttcctACAAGCAAAAGTTATACTTAAAACAATTGTTGGGTTAAGAGATTAACCGAAAGTTTTAAAGTTACAGTAACAAACCACAGTATAAAACGACATCATGATATAAACACCTAAACGTTTCAGAACGTAGAATTCTTATGTCTAATGTCACATTCCTGACTCCTCAAACGGCAGAACTGAAAATATTTCTGTTGAGAAAAAAGTCGtccatgtaatttttttttgaaatcgtAAATTAAAAGCTactgtaatatattaatttcaccCATTGTTATAATTATGGATTCAATGCCTTCAGACGCTGAGTCTAATGTCAGCGGGTTTATTCGGTACAGCGACGAAAAGtttaaacatctttataaaTCCATGATACAGGTATTTATAGTCGAGATCTGTTAACATATTGAGTAGCAGTCCCTACCGGGAAAAGAAGGCTTTAGTGTGGGTAGTACAAAACCACTAAAGTATTGATATTCCCGGTTTATCGGCATTTTAGCGTTCTAAAAGAATCGAAAATCAGACTTTAATGTCattttattggaaaaataagaaaagtacTGATGgtgaaaagtaattttttttttaaattttactgttatttatttattttattccaagtTAACTTAGGAGACTTTGTTATGTTTGTCTACTGTTTTGCTACTTTAGTAATTAGTTTATGTTTTAAACTCCAGAAATGagtgttattataaattaaactaccATTAATAAACACagttaatgtaaaaaacataGGTTACATCCTCAGAGTAAGGTTTAATGACAATGGTTTTTCAAGTTACTTATATACttgttttcatttttagaaCATGGAAATAATAAACCAGGATATCATGCAAGTTGAGAAGAACATGAAGAATATTGTCCAGCAAGCTGGTCCATTAGAGAGTCAGCTATCTGCTCTGCTGCAAACCCTACCCAAGCCAAACATTACCCTGCCAATGGAGACTGAATGAAACCAATTAATACTTATACATTTtagtattcattaaaattaagagACTTTAGCATGGAAGTACATATATcccaaattaatataaattaacagcTCTTGCTTGACCACTATCTTACATATGGAAAATTTAAATGAGCTCTGGTAAGATGCACAATCAGATACTTATCCAATGTCGTTTCAAAGATTCCCAGTTTAAGTAAAACCCAAATAAGAAGACATATGAATTCAAGATATTGGCAATATGGGAATGAAACCCGTCCAGTGTCTTGTGGTAAGGTGAACAGATCAAGAATGAATGGTTATAAGTATATTCTTGACTTgattatgtggttgatattccatcaacacacgtgaaacgttttttatccatgtTTCTGatatgtggaacgccctcccagCAATTTGTTTCCTGCcatataatttgagtaccttcaaggctagagtgaataggctttttctaggcaagcgtgctccaaccta
The Pararge aegeria chromosome 6, ilParAegt1.1, whole genome shotgun sequence genome window above contains:
- the LOC120624554 gene encoding uncharacterized protein LOC120624554; the encoded protein is MDSMPSDAESNVSGFIRYSDEKFKHLYKSMIQNMEIINQDIMQVEKNMKNIVQQAGPLESQLSALLQTLPKPNITLPMETE